The genomic region ACTCTCTCCTCAGGAACTCCGGAGCATCCTGGAGGGATTGGGAGAAATCCGCGACCGGGCCCAGCAGGACCCCGGTTTCCTGGCGGACGCCAAGGACGAGGATGTCCACAGCTTCGTGGAAGCGCGCTTGGTGGAGATCATCGGTGAACCCGGGCTGAAACTTCACACCGGACGGAGTCGGAACGACCAGGTGGCGGTGGACACCCGGCTCTTTCTCAAAAAGGCCATCGGCAGGGTCCAACAAGGTCTGAAGGGACTGATGGGCGAACTGCTGAGTCAGGCCAAGGGCCGACCCGACCTGGTGGTTCCCGGCTACACTCATTTGAGAAAGGCCCAGCCCATTCTGCTGGCTCACTATCTGCTGGCCTGGTTCGAGATGTTCTCCCGGGATCGCGATCGCTTCGAAGACTGCTACCGCCGGACCGACTGCATGCCCCTGGGAGCGGGAGCGCTGGCTGGAAACGCCTTCGCCGTCGACCGCGAGTTCCTGCGCAAGAAGCTCAAATTCTCGCGCATCTCCGCCAACAGCCTGGACGCCGTCAGCGACCGGGACTACCTGGTGGACTTCGTCAGCGCCGGCTCAGTCTCTCTGGTGCATCTCAGCCGACTGGCTGAGGACCTGATTTTCTTTTCGACGCCGGAGTGCGGCTGGATCGAACTTTCCGATGAAGTCACCACCGGCAGCAGCCTCATGCCGCAGAAGAAGAATCCGGATTCCCTGGAACTGCTTCGCGGCAAATCGGGAAGAGTGATCGGCAATGTCACCCGGCTCCTGGTTCTGCTCAAGGGGTTGCCACTGACTTACAACAAGGACCTGCAGGAAGACAAGGAGGTCCTCTTCGACACCCTGGACACCCTGCTGGACTGCCTGCAGGTGGCTCAGGTGGTGGTGCGCACCCTCAAAATCGACGCCGAGGCGGCCCGAAGAGCGCTTGAGGGTGACTTCATGACCGCCACCGATCTTGCCGACTACCTGGTCCGCAAAGGAATGGCCTTCCGCGAGGCCCATGGGCTGGTGGGGCGGATCGTTCTGGAATGCGAAAGGCAGCGCATCCACCTGCCGGAGTTGCCCCTGAGTCGCTACCGCCAGTTTTCTTCGCTCTTCGCCGAAGACCTGTTCCAGGCCTTGTCTGTCCAGCATAGCATTGAGGTGCGGTCGGT from Acidobacteriota bacterium harbors:
- the argH gene encoding argininosuccinate lyase translates to MSTWGGRFTRGMDEAFERFNASFGLDRRLILEDIEGSMAYAEALEQAGILSPQELRSILEGLGEIRDRAQQDPGFLADAKDEDVHSFVEARLVEIIGEPGLKLHTGRSRNDQVAVDTRLFLKKAIGRVQQGLKGLMGELLSQAKGRPDLVVPGYTHLRKAQPILLAHYLLAWFEMFSRDRDRFEDCYRRTDCMPLGAGALAGNAFAVDREFLRKKLKFSRISANSLDAVSDRDYLVDFVSAGSVSLVHLSRLAEDLIFFSTPECGWIELSDEVTTGSSLMPQKKNPDSLELLRGKSGRVIGNVTRLLVLLKGLPLTYNKDLQEDKEVLFDTLDTLLDCLQVAQVVVRTLKIDAEAARRALEGDFMTATDLADYLVRKGMAFREAHGLVGRIVLECERQRIHLPELPLSRYRQFSSLFAEDLFQALSVQHSIEVRSVAGGTSPARVAEAMSRAEQSLTLRNPSERGTSV